From the Halomonas sp. MCCC 1A13316 genome, the window CAGCGGCCGCTGGGAGGGAGACCGCGAGAGCTGGCCCGATTCGATCGAAGATAGCGACTGGCGGCGCCTGACCATCGATCATCGCCAGTGCACCAACCGTCGCTGCGGCCACTTCGCTGCCTGCGCGTTCTTCCGTGCTCGTCGTGACCTGGAGAGTGCCGACATCATCGTCGCCAACCACGACCTGGTGCTGGCGGATCTCTCTCTGGGCGGTGGTGTGGTGCTGCCGCCTCCCGGAGATTGCATCTATGTTTTCGACGAAGGTCACCATCTGCCGGACAAGGCGCTGAACCACTTCGCCCATCGTGTGGGCATCAACGGTGCGTTGCGCTGGCTGGGCAATCTGAAGAAATCGCTGACCGAGCTCAACCAGGCCTTGGCGGTACAACCGACGCTGGCGCGGCTGTTGGCCGGCCTGCCGGAGACCATCGCGGCACTCGAGCCGCGCCTGGGTGAGGCCTTCTCGCTGGGCCATCAGTTGGCCGGGCGTCAGCATGGGCTGGAGGAGGGCGAGGAGGGCCACCAGTATCGCTTCGAGATGGGGCGGACACCCGATGCCCTGCGCGAGCACGCCGGCAACCTTGTGGTGGGGTTCGCCGAGCTTTCGCGTACGCTCGAAACCATGAGCGACATCCTGCGTGAGAGTCTCGACCCCGACAAGCACACCGGACTTCCGCGTGAGCAGGCCGAGGCCTGGCTGCCGCTGCTGGCGCTGCTGCATGGTCGGGCGCTGGAAGCCCACGGCTTGTGGGAGGCCTATGCCGAAGCGGATATCGATGGCGAGCCGCCACGGGCGCGCTGGCTGACGCTGGAGCGCTTCGGTGCCGATCCCGAACTGACCTTCTCGGCGAGCCCCGTGTCAGCTGCGCCGACGCTGGCTCGAACTCTGTGGGGCAGCTGTTTCGGGGCCGTAGTGACATCGGCCACGCTCACTGCGCTGGGTCGCTTCGAGCGCCTGCAGGAGCGTGCCGGCCTGGCCAACCGCTATCGTTATCAGCGCCTGCCTAGCCCCTTCGACTATTCCCGTGCGGTGCTCAGCGTGCCGCGACAGGCCGTCGACCCGGGCGACCGCGATGGGCATGAGCGCGCCATCATCGACTTCGTCGCCGGCCTCGGCGAGAAGGAGGCGGTGCTGATGCTGTTCTCGTCACGTGCACAGTTGCGAGCAGTGGAGAAGGCGCTTCCTGGGCAGTGGCGTGATCGAGTGCTGGCGCAGGACCGGCTACCTAAGCGCGAGTTGATCGAGCGCCACCGGGCGCGGGTGGATGCCGGTGAGGGCAGTGTGATCTTCGGCCTGGCTAGCTTTGCCGAGGGCATCGATCTGCCCGGCGACTACCTGACCCACGTGGTCATCACCCGGTTGCCGTTTGCGGTGCCCGACGATCCCGTCGGCGCGACGCTTGCCGAGTGGATCGAGAGCCGGGGCGGCAATCCCTTCATG encodes:
- the dinG gene encoding ATP-dependent DNA helicase DinG, which produces MLDEALKGEIQAAYRRVLEAQGLTPRYGQRLMIAEIARTLGAIEADDAGRRVSDEHVCVLEAGTGTGKTLAYLLAALPVAKAKGKRLVIATATIALQEQVLLQDLPTLKAHSGLDFDYALAKGRGRYLCLTRLEQALDGVEGNPTLSLFEQSLAQGGGDHFQALVQEMADAYGSGRWEGDRESWPDSIEDSDWRRLTIDHRQCTNRRCGHFAACAFFRARRDLESADIIVANHDLVLADLSLGGGVVLPPPGDCIYVFDEGHHLPDKALNHFAHRVGINGALRWLGNLKKSLTELNQALAVQPTLARLLAGLPETIAALEPRLGEAFSLGHQLAGRQHGLEEGEEGHQYRFEMGRTPDALREHAGNLVVGFAELSRTLETMSDILRESLDPDKHTGLPREQAEAWLPLLALLHGRALEAHGLWEAYAEADIDGEPPRARWLTLERFGADPELTFSASPVSAAPTLARTLWGSCFGAVVTSATLTALGRFERLQERAGLANRYRYQRLPSPFDYSRAVLSVPRQAVDPGDRDGHERAIIDFVAGLGEKEAVLMLFSSRAQLRAVEKALPGQWRDRVLAQDRLPKRELIERHRARVDAGEGSVIFGLASFAEGIDLPGDYLTHVVITRLPFAVPDDPVGATLAEWIESRGGNPFMRISVPDASIKLVQACGRLIRKESDQGRITLLDRRVLTRRYGQALLDALPPFRREIDGA